The Candidatus Kapaibacterium sp. genome has a window encoding:
- a CDS encoding metallophosphoesterase family protein: MKYSPNKIQYLFYVSILLSILLISCNKEASKIDDSNKKPIFPRVVWVENPMNHAVISWNNLMQSEHGKVHYDTVSRKGSNSKYSIVTDASRFGKVTIKKMDFQERVPEAYYYHVELNELKPNTKYYFSLENDGQFSDEYYFITAPDEIETIKFVAGGDSRLGGDKPRYAGRTPHIDRQNVMKLIGGLIKTNPDIYAMIHGADFGTTADWRHLYWFFDDMKYSIPEDNRLLPYFVSMGNHDTEIGFIENFYLGENNINEQIAFSYYYSSKVTNDISLITLNTEISLTGVQLEWMQEEFPKKRSESRWLLVNYHKPAFPAVKDPENYKFKRVRENWVPVIEKNNVDLVIESDGHSLKRTAPIRSGKVDNKSGITYIGEGGLGAPLREPDTTRWFLKGGFASKDLHVWLIEVSKDSIDLKAIGIENQVLDNYKIFKK, from the coding sequence ATGAAATATTCACCCAATAAAATACAGTATTTATTCTATGTATCAATTTTATTATCAATTTTGTTAATTTCGTGCAATAAGGAAGCAAGCAAAATTGATGATTCTAACAAAAAGCCGATTTTCCCAAGAGTAGTTTGGGTTGAAAATCCCATGAACCATGCTGTTATATCATGGAATAATCTCATGCAAAGTGAGCATGGAAAAGTACATTATGATACTGTGAGCCGAAAAGGAAGCAATTCAAAATATAGTATTGTGACCGATGCATCAAGATTTGGGAAAGTTACGATAAAAAAAATGGATTTTCAGGAAAGAGTCCCCGAAGCTTATTATTATCATGTTGAACTAAACGAGCTAAAGCCAAATACAAAATATTATTTCTCACTTGAAAATGACGGACAGTTTTCCGATGAGTATTATTTTATAACAGCACCTGATGAAATTGAAACAATTAAATTTGTCGCAGGTGGCGATTCACGACTTGGTGGTGACAAACCCCGATATGCAGGCAGAACTCCACATATTGACCGTCAGAATGTGATGAAACTTATCGGAGGATTAATTAAGACAAATCCTGATATTTATGCTATGATACACGGTGCCGATTTCGGTACAACGGCTGACTGGCGACATCTGTACTGGTTCTTCGATGATATGAAATATTCCATACCCGAAGATAACAGACTTCTACCATATTTTGTCTCTATGGGTAATCATGATACTGAAATTGGCTTTATTGAGAACTTCTATCTTGGGGAGAATAATATCAATGAACAAATAGCTTTCAGCTATTATTACAGTTCAAAAGTTACAAATGATATTTCGCTCATAACTTTAAATACCGAAATTTCCCTGACAGGCGTTCAGCTTGAATGGATGCAGGAGGAATTCCCGAAGAAGCGTTCTGAATCAAGGTGGTTATTAGTAAATTATCACAAACCTGCTTTTCCGGCTGTAAAAGACCCGGAAAATTACAAGTTTAAACGCGTTAGAGAAAATTGGGTTCCCGTTATTGAAAAGAATAATGTGGACTTAGTTATTGAATCAGATGGTCATAGTCTTAAGCGCACAGCACCTATTCGTAGCGGAAAAGTTGATAATAAATCCGGGATTACATACATTGGCGAAGGCGGTTTGGGTGCACCTCTGAGAGAACCCGATACAACAAGATGGTTCCTGAAAGGTGGCTTCGCATCGAAAGATTTACATGTTTGGCTGATTGAAGTAAGCAAAGATTCAATTGATTTAAAAGCGATTGGAATTGAAAATCAAGTATTGGACAATTATAAAATCTTCAAAAAATAA
- a CDS encoding T9SS type A sorting domain-containing protein gives MKRFLTTLFTSVILIGLGLIFPVKGYSQWVSTNGPNGGYVSSMVIVDNKIVAGATEGILSSTDDGDSWVKTGNGLPDNTSVSLFSNDSFIYARVSGGGIFISSDKGENWNEVPTELVDKTINDIAFVDEYMYLATRSGVYRTSDNGLKWESVNNGLTNAFVFRIGVSGSNIFAGTIGGVFRSTNNGDNWSAVENGLTNKFNVRCFESFGQNIYVGTFNLGIFGSTDNGDTWTEMNTGLTNLGIYSIAYYGEKLYAGTNGDGVFVSTDNGMTWAQTGLKSFFIGKIRFLNGKIFVGTGGNGVWVSSDEGTTWEQTSFNGSDAYISSFVSNDEYIYASMWGGGIYRSKKDNIKWESFFSHKYNNAVTCLESSGDNMYAGTWDQGGVYRSSDKGETWEDAGGYNEGLVHMSIVTIKKIGDKLFAGTWGGGIYVSEDNGDTWTVTTLTGQRIYCLTKIDNLIFAGTSVSGIFISSDDGQTWETSNTGLTNLNVKSICSHGTDIFIGTSSGVFRSADNGNNWVQVNSGLTNNDIMVLLSYDTYVFAANYGNGVFVSSDSGESWTNLGTELNDAKVVSLHISGSTLLAGTEGFGGWSFDLNKITSVEDNLSADNLTVYPSPASDFITITLERWTPLSKWSPSEKVQIFDMLGIEIMSVETMLDQSTQRIDISTLPSGIYFIQYGKISKKFVVYR, from the coding sequence ATGAAGAGATTTTTGACGACATTATTTACATCTGTGATTTTAATCGGATTGGGTTTAATTTTTCCGGTAAAGGGATATTCGCAGTGGGTAAGTACGAATGGTCCTAATGGTGGCTATGTAAGTTCAATGGTAATAGTTGATAATAAAATAGTGGCTGGGGCAACGGAAGGTATCCTTTCGTCAACCGATGATGGTGATAGTTGGGTTAAAACAGGTAATGGTTTGCCTGATAATACATCGGTGAGTTTATTTTCAAATGATTCATTTATCTATGCAAGGGTATCGGGTGGAGGTATATTCATATCATCGGATAAAGGTGAAAACTGGAATGAAGTACCTACCGAGCTGGTAGATAAAACAATTAATGATATTGCTTTCGTTGATGAATATATGTATTTAGCTACCAGATCCGGGGTATATCGTACGTCAGATAACGGATTAAAATGGGAATCTGTCAACAACGGACTAACAAATGCATTTGTTTTTAGAATTGGAGTTAGCGGTTCAAACATATTCGCAGGAACAATTGGCGGGGTTTTTCGTTCTACGAATAATGGTGATAATTGGAGTGCTGTTGAAAATGGATTAACTAATAAATTCAATGTAAGGTGCTTTGAATCATTCGGACAAAATATTTATGTTGGTACATTTAACTTGGGAATATTTGGTTCTACTGACAATGGTGATACATGGACAGAAATGAATACGGGATTAACAAATCTTGGCATATATTCAATTGCATATTATGGTGAAAAACTGTATGCCGGTACTAATGGTGATGGTGTATTTGTATCCACCGATAATGGAATGACTTGGGCTCAAACGGGATTGAAGAGTTTTTTTATTGGGAAAATAAGATTTTTGAATGGTAAAATATTTGTTGGTACAGGTGGAAATGGAGTTTGGGTTTCATCGGACGAAGGAACAACTTGGGAACAAACAAGTTTCAACGGAAGTGATGCATATATTTCTTCATTCGTATCTAACGATGAGTATATTTATGCCTCTATGTGGGGTGGTGGTATTTATCGTTCCAAGAAGGATAATATTAAATGGGAATCCTTCTTTTCACACAAGTATAATAATGCAGTAACATGTTTGGAATCATCAGGTGATAATATGTATGCAGGTACTTGGGACCAAGGTGGTGTTTACCGCTCTTCAGACAAGGGTGAAACTTGGGAAGATGCCGGTGGTTACAATGAAGGTTTGGTGCATATGAGCATCGTTACAATCAAAAAAATTGGTGATAAATTGTTTGCAGGTACTTGGGGTGGTGGAATTTATGTTTCTGAAGACAACGGCGATACTTGGACTGTAACAACTTTAACCGGACAAAGAATCTATTGTTTAACAAAGATTGATAATCTTATCTTTGCAGGAACAAGCGTTTCAGGAATATTTATTTCGAGTGATGATGGTCAAACTTGGGAAACATCTAACACTGGTTTAACAAATTTAAATGTGAAAAGTATTTGTTCTCATGGCACAGATATATTTATCGGAACAAGTAGTGGAGTTTTCCGTTCTGCAGACAATGGTAACAATTGGGTTCAGGTCAATTCCGGTCTTACGAATAATGATATTATGGTACTTTTATCTTATGATACTTATGTTTTTGCTGCGAACTATGGTAATGGCGTATTTGTTTCATCTGATTCCGGTGAAAGTTGGACGAATTTAGGAACGGAATTAAATGATGCCAAAGTGGTTAGTTTGCATATTTCCGGTTCTACACTATTAGCAGGAACCGAAGGATTTGGGGGATGGAGCTTCGACTTGAATAAAATTACTAGCGTCGAAGACAATCTTTCGGCAGATAATTTGACAGTTTATCCAAGTCCTGCAAGCGATTTCATCACAATTACACTTGAAAGATGGACTCCACTTTCAAAGTGGAGTCCATCTGAAAAGGTGCAGATATTTGATATGCTTGGGATTGAAATCATGTCTGTAGAGACAATGCTTGACCAGTCCACTCAACGAATAGATATCTCAACTTTACCTTCGGGAATTTACTTCATTCAATACGGTAAAATTTCCAAGAAATTTGTTGTTTATAGATGA
- a CDS encoding peptidylprolyl isomerase codes for MSENTNPKYIIKVATKGEELGTITVETLPEIAPKHSANFEDLVTSGAYNGTAFHRVIPGFMIQGGDPNSKDKARDTWGYGDPNQKKVPAEFNSTSHKRGIISAARSQDPNSASSQFFICVADATFLDGQYTVFGRVTEGMDIADKIVDAPRDRSDNPYDKIEMTIEKL; via the coding sequence ATGTCCGAAAATACGAATCCAAAATATATAATAAAAGTCGCTACTAAAGGCGAAGAACTCGGCACTATCACTGTTGAAACATTACCTGAGATTGCTCCTAAGCATTCTGCTAATTTTGAAGATTTGGTTACTTCCGGTGCTTATAATGGAACAGCATTTCACCGTGTTATACCGGGATTTATGATTCAAGGCGGCGACCCGAATTCGAAGGATAAAGCTCGTGATACTTGGGGTTATGGTGACCCGAATCAAAAGAAAGTTCCTGCTGAATTTAACAGCACTTCCCACAAACGCGGGATAATCTCAGCTGCAAGGTCACAAGACCCCAATAGCGCCTCATCTCAATTTTTCATTTGTGTCGCTGATGCAACTTTTCTTGATGGTCAATATACCGTATTCGGTCGCGTTACCGAAGGTATGGATATAGCCGACAAAATTGTTGATGCTCCGCGAGACCGAAGTGATAATCCTTATGACAAAATTGAAATGACTATTGAGAAATTATAA
- a CDS encoding peptidylprolyl isomerase, whose protein sequence is MIKIFAIISAVLFMNVLVSFSQDTPVKGPQYEITVKQISTENGTATELGKIVIELMPDVAPLHVKNFDSLVAAKAYDGTAFHRVIPNFMIQGGDPNSKSKPRNTWGMGDPSQARVKAEFNSVKHERGIVSMARSNDPNSASSQFFIMHGNSPHLDGKYTAFGKTVSGLDVVDKVVAAKRNGESPIDKIEMTVRKLK, encoded by the coding sequence ATGATTAAAATATTTGCAATTATCTCAGCCGTGCTTTTTATGAACGTTCTTGTGAGCTTCTCGCAGGACACTCCCGTCAAGGGACCGCAATACGAAATTACTGTCAAACAAATATCTACTGAAAATGGCACAGCTACTGAATTGGGCAAAATTGTAATCGAACTCATGCCTGACGTAGCACCTTTGCATGTCAAGAATTTTGATAGCCTTGTGGCAGCGAAAGCTTATGACGGCACAGCTTTTCACCGTGTAATTCCAAATTTCATGATTCAAGGTGGCGACCCGAATTCAAAAAGTAAGCCACGTAACACTTGGGGAATGGGCGACCCGAGCCAAGCACGTGTAAAAGCTGAATTTAATTCGGTAAAACACGAACGCGGTATCGTCTCGATGGCTCGCAGCAACGACCCAAATAGTGCTTCTTCACAGTTTTTTATCATGCACGGCAACTCACCTCATCTTGATGGAAAATATACCGCTTTTGGCAAAACTGTCAGCGGCTTAGATGTAGTTGATAAAGTTGTTGCAGCTAAGAGAAACGGTGAAAGCCCAATTGATAAAATTGAAATGACTGTTAGGAAGTTGAAATAA
- a CDS encoding RNA polymerase sigma factor, which yields MKSKQDKFLSEFEPLKKNLWRFCISVSPTYEDAKDLLQDTIETAYKEFDKLKESRTFLSWMFSIASRLNHARFVKRKRTEIVSDDYFDLIESEELQPDSIYEIKLLYKALDKLPIEQKEAIVLCNILGYSQNLASEIQNTKLETLKQRLYRGKIQLKLLMSLEIKTSDEIINHNSKRVK from the coding sequence ATGAAAAGCAAACAAGACAAGTTTTTAAGTGAATTTGAACCTCTAAAGAAAAATTTATGGAGGTTTTGTATCTCGGTCTCCCCTACTTATGAGGATGCGAAAGATTTGCTTCAGGATACGATTGAAACGGCTTACAAGGAGTTTGACAAGCTAAAAGAAAGTAGGACATTTTTATCATGGATGTTTTCGATAGCTTCGAGGCTCAATCATGCAAGATTTGTGAAGAGAAAAAGAACTGAAATAGTATCAGATGATTACTTTGATTTAATCGAATCTGAAGAACTACAACCGGACAGTATTTACGAGATAAAGTTACTTTACAAAGCATTAGACAAATTACCGATTGAGCAAAAAGAAGCAATTGTGCTATGTAATATTTTGGGATACTCTCAGAATCTCGCTTCGGAAATTCAGAATACCAAACTTGAAACTTTGAAGCAAAGATTGTATCGAGGGAAAATTCAGCTTAAATTGTTGATGAGTTTAGAAATCAAAACAAGCGATGAAATCATAAATCATAACTCAAAGAGGGTCAAATGA
- a CDS encoding T9SS type A sorting domain-containing protein, whose amino-acid sequence MKKLDKLFEEMSKTEIPPFPLEDTYIRNRLTEIDKSNKFKFLNKKGILTMSIIAALIIIALNLTFMQKSENIKESSITADYSTSIEKKQSNSPQANLSTSDDLASVRTSDMLSSSNNSLTEKTDIRFHYYAEDTKSENIDSIDVLVLTDEELERINIKKVDCGYLFLTESIFPSYDPRKFKNISDFGYPKKGMVRLIHLVNDTGFSQVSILSNPDWDMTKSPGIFPEVLQIHKGNGANLSFFTTSFGTSLIKLPKIIANNTVIGGNLQSDLRQKLGPDGEANSIKVYFDATENRDLKGAIPICLRVKSSNTTGYIIVTYLATDNFIKMLPERYKRNHHNHLFNDLQDEIDLVKINNQFQSAVQEIGNVCAKSPANIESLQNKDVDEIQQIAGIEKLILTIEEAEKIGINRSGDILSCNFEDYVNKDNIPPGGLEMISEMFAYDTTKANILLKSKPYLIMFDPEPSGIVIEPEIYTGWDYEVWSEKAAVCITYQSVKYKDGEKLQAMFTHTSQSPLLKFDSAFGGYIELDNLIKMDSLGEYKPLYGNLIPVHFSWEEYEDGDTIKNQVDFWYHVSKKFAQLLPERYRTPILHELDIISQVEDGYLSPENACEALKGETSYLGICKLYNELFKSISLYPNPMTDNILHIRFALKANSRLRFELYNYDGKFIATLKDYEDYNIGNNQISLDISNTEQSIYLIKISDEKGNSAIEKLLKFK is encoded by the coding sequence ATGAAAAAATTAGATAAATTATTCGAGGAAATGTCCAAAACGGAAATTCCACCTTTCCCACTTGAGGATACGTATATCAGAAATCGACTTACTGAAATTGATAAAAGCAATAAATTCAAATTTTTAAATAAAAAGGGAATACTTACTATGAGTATCATAGCTGCATTAATAATAATAGCTCTAAACTTGACTTTTATGCAAAAGTCAGAAAATATCAAAGAAAGCTCGATAACAGCTGATTATTCTACCTCAATAGAAAAAAAGCAATCTAATTCACCGCAAGCAAATTTAAGCACGAGCGATGATTTAGCAAGCGTAAGAACTTCAGATATGTTGTCATCATCAAACAATTCATTGACAGAAAAGACTGACATTAGATTTCACTATTATGCTGAAGACACAAAAAGTGAAAATATTGATTCAATTGATGTTCTCGTTTTGACAGATGAGGAACTTGAGAGAATTAATATCAAAAAAGTTGATTGCGGCTACCTGTTTTTGACGGAATCAATCTTTCCCAGCTACGACCCAAGAAAATTCAAAAACATAAGTGATTTCGGATACCCCAAGAAGGGTATGGTTAGACTGATACATTTAGTGAATGATACAGGATTTTCACAAGTAAGTATTTTGAGCAATCCTGATTGGGATATGACCAAATCACCCGGGATTTTTCCGGAAGTTTTACAAATTCATAAAGGTAATGGCGCAAATTTAAGCTTCTTCACAACATCATTTGGTACAAGTTTGATTAAATTACCCAAAATCATTGCGAATAATACCGTAATAGGCGGGAATCTTCAATCGGATTTGCGCCAAAAATTGGGACCTGATGGAGAGGCGAATTCAATCAAAGTATATTTCGATGCCACGGAAAACAGGGATTTGAAAGGAGCAATTCCTATTTGTCTGAGAGTTAAATCCTCAAACACTACAGGCTATATAATTGTGACCTATCTTGCTACTGATAATTTTATCAAAATGCTGCCTGAAAGATACAAGCGCAATCATCATAACCACTTGTTCAATGATTTGCAAGATGAAATTGATTTAGTGAAAATTAACAATCAATTCCAGAGTGCTGTTCAGGAAATTGGCAATGTTTGTGCAAAATCACCTGCAAATATTGAATCGCTCCAAAATAAAGATGTGGATGAAATCCAACAAATTGCCGGTATTGAAAAGCTGATTTTAACTATTGAAGAGGCTGAAAAGATTGGTATTAACCGTAGCGGCGATATATTATCATGCAATTTTGAGGATTACGTAAACAAAGACAATATTCCACCCGGCGGTTTGGAAATGATAAGTGAAATGTTTGCTTACGATACAACTAAAGCAAATATCTTACTTAAATCCAAACCGTATTTAATTATGTTCGATCCCGAGCCAAGTGGAATCGTTATCGAACCTGAGATTTATACTGGTTGGGACTACGAAGTTTGGTCAGAAAAAGCTGCTGTATGTATCACATATCAATCAGTAAAATATAAAGATGGCGAAAAATTACAAGCCATGTTTACACATACATCTCAATCACCATTATTGAAATTTGATTCTGCTTTTGGAGGATATATTGAATTGGATAATCTAATCAAAATGGACTCCTTGGGCGAATACAAACCACTTTACGGGAACTTGATACCTGTACATTTCAGTTGGGAGGAATATGAAGACGGTGACACAATTAAAAACCAAGTAGATTTTTGGTATCATGTGAGTAAGAAATTCGCACAGTTATTACCGGAACGATACAGAACGCCAATTTTGCATGAGCTTGATATAATTTCACAAGTTGAAGATGGCTATTTATCACCTGAAAATGCTTGTGAGGCATTAAAGGGCGAGACTTCTTATCTTGGTATCTGTAAACTTTACAATGAGTTATTCAAATCAATCAGTTTATATCCTAACCCAATGACAGATAATATACTTCACATTAGGTTTGCATTAAAAGCCAATAGTA